Genomic DNA from Mus caroli chromosome 8, CAROLI_EIJ_v1.1, whole genome shotgun sequence:
tgatgcttggatgtgtgtgtgtgtgtgtgtgtgtgtgtgtgtgtgtgtgtactctgctCTCAGGTCCCagatgttgggattaaaggcttgttaggcaataaatgttattttaaaattacaaatcacattaaaaattaaaatacacatgtacacagaagaGAGATGATTGCTATGGAATCAGAGCTCACACAAACTGAAACTCCTCCTAGTTGTAAGACCAAAAATAACTTGCTTTCCGAATCATGACTTTTTCTCAGTTTTTAGCATGGTGCGTGGCCTCCGCATATGTCAGAGAATCTTTTCAGAAGATCCTTagccagagatttttttttctgcagcatTTAGAAGCCTGCTTTGTAATAGGTTACTGTAAAGGAATTATAAAATCAGCTTTAAAGGAATTATAAAATGGATATATTAGCCAGGCAGGTTTTTGTTATGTAAAATCAGTACTCGCACACTTAGGCtcctctgtgcttctgtttcctaTTACACTCGCCCACTTACATGGGCTTTCCTCACTCTCTGGATGTGACAGGCACTCAGGATTTGTAATATTCGCTGGTAcctcactctttcttttctgcAGGCATCTTTCTCTAAGGGactgatttaaaaatatagcCATGCATGATTTCTATCTCATTTTCTTATCCCTACTCTAGCATTTTGTTTGAGCTGCAAGAAATGTGGGAACTTTTgcactttatatttcttttagactGGAAGACCAGGCCTGAGTCCTCACGGAGTCCTCAGCAGGGCGTATCTGAAGTATTCCTCAGAACAAATGTTTTGTCACACACCACAATAGGTGATATCTGGAATGTCACTATCCAGGGGCACCAGGAAAGTGGGAGAAGACAGCTGGGGCCAGAGGCATCTtcccaaaagaaaataaccactctagagaaaaaaattgagCAAAAAAAAGTTGGTGAAGACTCTAGTTTGAGCACACACTTGGTTCCACAATTGGACATTTCTTCAAGTTTAAGGCCCAGTGACTGTAAAACATTTGGAAATAATTTGGAACACAATTCAGAATTAGTTACTCAGAGTAATATCCTTGCTAAAAAGAAGCCTTATAAATGTGATAAATGTAGGAAATCATTTATTCATAGATCATCACTTAATAAACATGAGAAGATTCATAAAGACGATGCTTACTCTAATGGTACAGACCAAGGAGTTCAGTCTGGAAGAAAACACCATGTGTGTACGGACTGTGGGAAAACCTTCCTCTGGAGAACACAGCTCACTGAGCACCAGAGAATTCACACTGGGGAAAAACCCTTTGAGTGTAATGTGTGTGGAAAGGCCTTCAGGCACAGCTCGTCCCTTGGTCAGCATGAAAACGcacatacaggagagaagccctatcAGTGTAGTCTCTGTGGGAAAGCCTTCCAGCGCAGCTCATCTCTTGTTCAACACCAGAGaatccacactggagagaagccctatcgCTGTAATCTCTGTGGGAGGTCATTCAGGCACAGCACGTCCCTTACGCAGCATGAGGTGACCCACAGTGGGGAGAAACCCTTCCAGTGTAAGGAATGTGGGAAGGCCTTTAGCCGGTGTTCTTCCCTTGTCCAGCATGAGAGGACccatacaggagagaagcctttCGAGTGCAGCATTTGTGGGAGGGCATTTGGTCAGAGCCCATCCCTTTATAAACATATGAGGATTCATAAAAGAAGCAAACCTTACCAAAGTAACAACTT
This window encodes:
- the Zfp90 gene encoding zinc finger protein 90 homolog isoform X3, whose protein sequence is MSRVSSLQARGDLQIGARRRAMDIRERNPKTFLCSILFELQEMWELLHFIFLLDWKTRPESSRSPQQGVSEVFLRTNVLSHTTIGDIWNVTIQGHQESGRRQLGPEASSQKKITTLEKKIEQKKVGEDSSLSTHLVPQLDISSSLRPSDCKTFGNNLEHNSELVTQSNILAKKKPYKCDKCRKSFIHRSSLNKHEKIHKDDAYSNGTDQGVQSGRKHHVCTDCGKTFLWRTQLTEHQRIHTGEKPFECNVCGKAFRHSSSLGQHENAHTGEKPYQCSLCGKAFQRSSSLVQHQRIHTGEKPYRCNLCGRSFRHSTSLTQHEVTHSGEKPFQCKECGKAFSRCSSLVQHERTHTGEKPFECSICGRAFGQSPSLYKHMRIHKRSKPYQSNNFSLAFVPSTPLPQGEGVLPEVKSYHCNDCGKDFSHITDFSEHQRLHAGENSYGSEQALGQPSLSHPREKPYQCNVCGKAFKRSTSFIEHHRIHTGEKPYECNECGEAFSRLSSLTQHERTHTGEKPYECIDCGKAFSQSSSLIQHERTHTGEKPYECNECGRAFRKKTNLHDHQRTHTGEKPYACKECGRNFSRSSALTKHHRVHARNKLQES
- the Zfp90 gene encoding zinc finger protein 90 homolog isoform X1, whose product is MAPRPPTAKPQESVTFKDVAVNFTQEEWHHVGPAQRSLYRDVMLENYSHLVSLGYQVSKPEVIFKLEQGEEPWISEKETQRPFCADWKTRPESSRSPQQGVSEVFLRTNVLSHTTIGDIWNVTIQGHQESGRRQLGPEASSQKKITTLEKKIEQKKVGEDSSLSTHLVPQLDISSSLRPSDCKTFGNNLEHNSELVTQSNILAKKKPYKCDKCRKSFIHRSSLNKHEKIHKDDAYSNGTDQGVQSGRKHHVCTDCGKTFLWRTQLTEHQRIHTGEKPFECNVCGKAFRHSSSLGQHENAHTGEKPYQCSLCGKAFQRSSSLVQHQRIHTGEKPYRCNLCGRSFRHSTSLTQHEVTHSGEKPFQCKECGKAFSRCSSLVQHERTHTGEKPFECSICGRAFGQSPSLYKHMRIHKRSKPYQSNNFSLAFVPSTPLPQGEGVLPEVKSYHCNDCGKDFSHITDFSEHQRLHAGENSYGSEQALGQPSLSHPREKPYQCNVCGKAFKRSTSFIEHHRIHTGEKPYECNECGEAFSRLSSLTQHERTHTGEKPYECIDCGKAFSQSSSLIQHERTHTGEKPYECNECGRAFRKKTNLHDHQRTHTGEKPYACKECGRNFSRSSALTKHHRVHARNKLQES
- the Zfp90 gene encoding zinc finger protein 90 homolog isoform X2 — its product is MDIRERNPKTFLCSILFELQEMWELLHFIFLLDWKTRPESSRSPQQGVSEVFLRTNVLSHTTIGDIWNVTIQGHQESGRRQLGPEASSQKKITTLEKKIEQKKVGEDSSLSTHLVPQLDISSSLRPSDCKTFGNNLEHNSELVTQSNILAKKKPYKCDKCRKSFIHRSSLNKHEKIHKDDAYSNGTDQGVQSGRKHHVCTDCGKTFLWRTQLTEHQRIHTGEKPFECNVCGKAFRHSSSLGQHENAHTGEKPYQCSLCGKAFQRSSSLVQHQRIHTGEKPYRCNLCGRSFRHSTSLTQHEVTHSGEKPFQCKECGKAFSRCSSLVQHERTHTGEKPFECSICGRAFGQSPSLYKHMRIHKRSKPYQSNNFSLAFVPSTPLPQGEGVLPEVKSYHCNDCGKDFSHITDFSEHQRLHAGENSYGSEQALGQPSLSHPREKPYQCNVCGKAFKRSTSFIEHHRIHTGEKPYECNECGEAFSRLSSLTQHERTHTGEKPYECIDCGKAFSQSSSLIQHERTHTGEKPYECNECGRAFRKKTNLHDHQRTHTGEKPYACKECGRNFSRSSALTKHHRVHARNKLQES